The following are encoded in a window of Trichomycterus rosablanca isolate fTriRos1 chromosome 13, fTriRos1.hap1, whole genome shotgun sequence genomic DNA:
- the siva1 gene encoding apoptosis regulatory protein Siva produces the protein MPKRSCPFTESFSTQYKIHVGQKELNLHGVFGNKYRQEVYEKTKNLLFNGTRAVMGRIWKVDPEGKCSDVDACNQADVTQPTNQMLLRGQTRIGFDGKLKKAEPVSGSVATTAVCGVCQRASGARRACSQCDRPACSTCSQQCSSCSSHCCSVCTVTDYTDRYDRVLCCSCSS, from the exons ATGCCTAAAAGATCGTGTCCGTTTACCGAGTCATTTTCTACTCAGTATAAAATCCATGTGGGACAGAAAGAGCTGAACCTGCACGGTGTGTTCGGAAACAAGTACAGACAAGAAGTTTACG AAAAGACCAAAAACCTGCTTTTCAATGGAACCCGTGCTGTAATGGGCCGCATTTGGAAGGTGGATCCAGAGGGAAAGTGCTCAGACGTGGACGCATGTAATCAGGCTGATGTGACGCAGCCAACGAATCAGATGCTGCTCAGAGGACAAACCCGCATTGGATTTGATGGCAAGCTTAAAAAAGCGGAACCAGTTTCAG GCAGCGTAGCCACTACTGCAGTGTGCGGAGTGTGTCAGAGGGCATCAGGAGCGAGGCGAGCGTGTTCTCAGTGTGATCGACCAGCGTGTTCTACCTGTTCACAGCAATGCAGCAGCTGCTCCAGTCACTGCTGCTCTGTCTGCACAGTCACGGA TTACACTGACCGCTATGACAGAGTCCTGTGCTGTAGCTGCTCGTCATGA